Genomic window (Bacillota bacterium):
CCGCACTTAGCTACGTCGAGGCCAACCGCGATGCCATAGTGCGGGACTGGATCGAGTTAGTCCAGATCCCCGGCAAGTCCACTAAGGAGCAGAAACGGGTCGAATGGATCCGGGAGAAGTTCGAGGAGGTGGGCCTCCTTGATGTCAAAGTGGATGAGATGGGCAACGTGACAGGGTTCATCGCCGGTGCTCCAGAAGGTCCCACCGTTCTGTTCGCCGCCCATATGGACACGGTGTTCGAGAACGACACAGACCTCACCCCCACCATCAAGGACGGGAGACTCCACTGCCCAGGGTCAGGGGACGACACCCCGTCAGTAGTAGGGCTCATATGGCTCGCCAAGGCCCTCAAGGAGACTGGAACTCGCACGAATGCGAACCTGATCCTCGCCGCCACAGTCCAGGAGGAGATCGGGCTCAAGGGTATGGCCTACCTGATGGACCACATAGACCGCAAAGTCGACATGGTCGTGGCTGTCGACGGTGGACTAGGAGGGGTAACCGCCGGGGCGCTTGGAATCAAGTGGGTGAAGGCGATCTTCACCACTCCGAGCGGGCACACCCTTTCGAGCATGGGCAAGCCTTCGGCTGCGAAGACCCTCGGCGTCGCCCTGGGGAAGGTTTACGAGTTCCAGGTCGAGCAAGATCCCCGCATTCACCTGAACTGCGGAGTGCTCGGCGGCGGGACGGTGCCGAACGCAATCTGCGGCGAGGCATGGATGACAATTGACATGAGGAGCCAAGACGGGGCCGCGCTCTCCAAGTTGAGCGACAATGTCTTCGCCGCCCTCCGCGCGGCAGCGGCAGAGACCGGCGCCACGTTCACTTACGAGATGATGAACGACATACCCGCCGGCGTGTTGCCTGGAGCGGCCGAGCACAAGCTCACCACCACAGCAGTTGAGGTCCTGAGGGAACTCGGGTTCAACCCCACGGTCGGGTTTGCCGGGGCGACCGACGCCAACGTCGGGATCGCGAAGGGAATACACTCCATCAACATAGGC
Coding sequences:
- a CDS encoding M20/M25/M40 family metallo-hydrolase; its protein translation is MKRHLAPLLVLALVLSSIALVPVYAAPQAEAALSYVEANRDAIVRDWIELVQIPGKSTKEQKRVEWIREKFEEVGLLDVKVDEMGNVTGFIAGAPEGPTVLFAAHMDTVFENDTDLTPTIKDGRLHCPGSGDDTPSVVGLIWLAKALKETGTRTNANLILAATVQEEIGLKGMAYLMDHIDRKVDMVVAVDGGLGGVTAGALGIKWVKAIFTTPSGHTLSSMGKPSAAKTLGVALGKVYEFQVEQDPRIHLNCGVLGGGTVPNAICGEAWMTIDMRSQDGAALSKLSDNVFAALRAAAAETGATFTYEMMNDIPAGVLPGAAEHKLTTTAVEVLRELGFNPTVGFAGATDANVGIAKGIHSINIGMTKSSGGHSFEESSEIESIHTGMKQLIMLATRL